In Schlegelella aquatica, one DNA window encodes the following:
- the ispG gene encoding flavodoxin-dependent (E)-4-hydroxy-3-methylbut-2-enyl-diphosphate synthase: MHETLKPLNAPIDPARPAPRRSLQARVVWGPRVVTIGGDAPVRVQSMTNTDTTDVIGTAIQVKELAQAGSELVRITVNTHEAAEAVPAIREQLDRMGVDVPLVGDFHYNGHKLLTDVPACAEALSKYRINPGNVGKGEKRDRQFAQMIEVAMRYDKPVRIGVNWGSLDQELLAGMMDENARRPQPWDAKQVMYQALVTSAIESARQAEALGMPAHQIILSCKVSGVQDLVTVYRALAERCRYALHLGLTEAGMGTKGTVASAAALSVLLQEGIGDTIRVSLTPQPGEPRTQEVVVAMEILQALGLRIFVPSVTACPGCGRTTSTVFQELAKQIDDFLRMQMPVWRSRYPGVESLKVAVMGCIVNGPGESKHADIGISLPGTGEAPAAPVFIDGQKALTLRGEGIAQEFQKIVEDYVERRFGAKTVA, from the coding sequence ATGCACGAGACCCTCAAGCCCCTGAACGCGCCCATCGACCCGGCTCGACCGGCGCCGCGCCGCTCGCTGCAGGCGCGCGTCGTCTGGGGCCCGCGCGTCGTGACTATCGGCGGCGATGCCCCGGTGCGCGTGCAGTCGATGACGAACACCGACACCACCGACGTGATCGGCACCGCGATCCAGGTGAAGGAGCTGGCGCAGGCGGGTTCCGAGCTGGTACGCATCACGGTCAACACGCACGAAGCGGCCGAGGCCGTCCCTGCGATCCGCGAGCAACTGGACCGCATGGGGGTGGACGTGCCGCTGGTCGGCGACTTCCACTACAACGGCCACAAGCTGCTGACCGATGTGCCCGCGTGTGCCGAGGCGCTGTCCAAGTACCGCATCAATCCTGGCAACGTGGGCAAGGGCGAGAAGCGCGACCGTCAGTTCGCGCAGATGATCGAAGTCGCGATGCGCTACGACAAGCCCGTGCGCATCGGTGTCAACTGGGGCAGCCTGGACCAGGAGCTGCTGGCGGGCATGATGGACGAGAACGCGCGCCGGCCTCAGCCTTGGGACGCCAAGCAGGTGATGTACCAGGCGCTGGTCACGTCGGCGATCGAGTCGGCCCGACAGGCGGAGGCGTTGGGCATGCCGGCGCACCAGATCATCCTGTCGTGCAAGGTGAGCGGCGTCCAGGACCTCGTCACCGTTTATCGGGCGCTTGCCGAGCGTTGCCGCTATGCATTGCACCTCGGCCTGACCGAGGCGGGCATGGGCACCAAGGGCACCGTGGCCTCGGCCGCGGCGCTGTCGGTTCTGCTGCAGGAGGGCATCGGCGACACGATCCGGGTCTCGCTCACGCCGCAGCCCGGCGAGCCGCGCACGCAGGAGGTGGTGGTGGCGATGGAGATCCTGCAGGCCTTGGGTCTGAGGATCTTCGTGCCGAGCGTGACTGCCTGTCCGGGCTGCGGGCGCACGACGAGCACGGTGTTCCAGGAGCTGGCCAAGCAGATCGATGACTTCCTGCGCATGCAGATGCCGGTGTGGCGCTCACGCTATCCGGGTGTCGAGAGCCTCAAGGTGGCGGTGATGGGTTGCATCGTGAACGGTCCCGGCGAGAGCAAGCACGCCGATATCGGCATCAGCCTGCCCGGCACCGGCGAGGCGCCAGCTGCGCCTGTGTTCATCGATGGTCAGAAGGCCCTCACCTTGCGCGGCGAGGGCATCGCGCAGGAGTTTCAGAAGATCGTCGAGGACTACGTGGAGCGCCGGTTCGGCGCGAAGACGGTGGCCTGA
- a CDS encoding helix-turn-helix domain-containing protein encodes MIKAARQAAGVHIAALAASIKVSVQKLEALEDDRYDELPDPTFARALAKTVCRFLKIDPTPVLARLPEPGTPSRLEHVAVGLNQPFRDGGLRRSDRLDLAWWSRPAVWLPLLILLAALALWLMPAGMLPSLGGGEEATPSSPAPSAPASGPAAPAAPASPASPASELAVQQPVLPPLQPASVSGANSGPAAAVAQPAAAPAAPAPQEPAGAGDAGGLLVVRTSGESWVEVRDATGRVLLSKLMRSGETAPVDGPLPLRLLIGNASVTEVSVRGQPLDLKPYVRDNVARVELR; translated from the coding sequence ATGATCAAGGCCGCCCGGCAAGCCGCCGGGGTCCACATCGCCGCGTTGGCCGCGTCGATCAAGGTGTCGGTCCAGAAGCTGGAGGCGTTGGAGGACGACCGCTACGACGAACTGCCCGATCCGACGTTCGCCCGCGCGCTGGCCAAGACCGTCTGCCGTTTCCTCAAGATCGACCCGACCCCGGTGCTTGCGCGCCTGCCAGAGCCCGGCACACCGTCGCGCCTCGAGCATGTGGCCGTCGGCCTGAACCAGCCGTTCCGAGACGGCGGCCTGCGGCGAAGCGATCGGCTCGATCTGGCCTGGTGGAGCCGGCCGGCGGTGTGGCTGCCCCTCTTGATCCTGCTGGCCGCGCTGGCGCTGTGGCTCATGCCGGCGGGGATGTTGCCTTCGCTGGGTGGGGGCGAGGAGGCCACCCCCTCGTCGCCCGCACCGAGCGCGCCCGCCTCCGGCCCTGCCGCGCCGGCCGCGCCCGCGTCTCCCGCTTCGCCGGCCTCGGAGCTGGCGGTGCAACAGCCGGTGCTGCCGCCGCTGCAACCCGCCTCGGTGTCCGGTGCGAACTCAGGCCCGGCTGCCGCGGTCGCCCAGCCTGCTGCGGCCCCGGCTGCGCCCGCGCCGCAGGAGCCAGCGGGTGCCGGCGACGCCGGCGGGTTGCTGGTCGTGCGTACCAGCGGCGAAAGCTGGGTGGAGGTGCGCGACGCGACCGGCCGGGTGCTGCTGTCCAAGCTGATGCGCAGCGGCGAAACCGCCCCGGTGGACGGCCCGCTGCCGCTGCGCCTGCTCATCGGCAATGCCAGTGTGACGGAAGTGTCAGTGCGGGGCCAGCCCCTCGACCTCAAGCCCTACGTGCGCGACAACGTCGCCCGCGTCGAGCTGCGCTGA
- the pilW gene encoding type IV pilus biogenesis/stability protein PilW, translated as MNRPLRTAWRPWSWAFLTVLALLGCATPPGGQGERDITTASDETEAQKRARIRLELAAAYFAQGQARTALDEIKQALQADPNSPQAYNLRGLVYSNLGEDRLAEESFRRALQLDVRDADARHNYGWFLCNQRRYRESYAQFDAALAIPQYREPTKTLLAKGVCQARAGELADAEATLMKSYEMDPGNPATAMNLAAVLHRRGDYERARFYVRRVNAVPQLVNAESLWLAARIEHKLGNRGGARDFGEQLRRRFPGSREAAAFEQGRYDD; from the coding sequence ATGAATCGTCCCCTGCGCACTGCGTGGCGGCCCTGGAGCTGGGCGTTTCTGACCGTCTTGGCCCTGCTTGGTTGTGCGACGCCGCCGGGCGGGCAGGGGGAGCGCGACATCACGACCGCCTCGGACGAGACCGAGGCGCAGAAGCGGGCGCGCATCCGTCTCGAATTGGCCGCGGCGTACTTCGCGCAGGGCCAGGCCCGCACCGCGCTCGACGAGATCAAGCAGGCGCTGCAGGCCGATCCCAATTCGCCGCAGGCGTACAACCTGCGCGGGCTTGTCTACTCGAACCTCGGCGAGGACCGACTGGCCGAGGAAAGTTTCCGCCGTGCGCTCCAACTGGATGTACGTGACGCGGACGCCCGTCACAACTACGGCTGGTTCCTTTGCAATCAGCGGCGCTACCGGGAGTCGTACGCTCAGTTCGACGCGGCGCTCGCGATCCCGCAGTACCGCGAGCCCACGAAGACGCTGCTGGCCAAGGGCGTGTGCCAGGCCCGCGCGGGCGAGCTCGCGGATGCCGAGGCCACGCTGATGAAGTCCTACGAGATGGACCCGGGCAACCCGGCCACGGCCATGAACCTGGCCGCCGTGCTTCACCGCCGCGGGGACTACGAGCGCGCCCGCTTCTATGTACGCCGGGTGAACGCGGTGCCGCAGCTCGTCAATGCGGAATCCCTGTGGCTTGCCGCGCGCATCGAGCACAAGCTCGGCAACCGCGGGGGCGCGCGCGACTTCGGCGAACAACTTCGTCGCCGCTTCCCGGGCTCCCGGGAGGCGGCTGCCTTCGAGCAGGGCCGATACGATGACTGA
- the rlmN gene encoding 23S rRNA (adenine(2503)-C(2))-methyltransferase RlmN, which yields MTANLLDFDLDGLAAFCERLGEKRFRATQLFRWIHQKGASDFDEMTDLAKSLRAKLKTAAELRGLKVLSEQASSDGTVKWLFDVGGGNAVESVFIPEDDRGTLCVSSQAGCAVGCRFCSTGHQGFSRNLTTGEILAQLWFAEHHLRERLRLAPGERAITNVVMMGMGEPLQNYAALVPALRVMLDDHGYGLSRRRVTVSTSGVVPMMDRLREDCPVALAVSLHAPTDALRSELVPLNRKYPLAELIDACNRYLEAAPRDFITFEYCMLDGVNDGPEHARALVDLVRGRVQCKFNLIPFNPFPASGLKRSPRERVQAFAEVLIQAGIVTTVRKTRGDDIDAACGQLAGEVQDRTNVHKRLTRQPIRIQPISGESRQETR from the coding sequence ATGACGGCCAACCTGCTCGACTTCGATCTCGACGGATTGGCCGCGTTCTGCGAGCGGCTGGGCGAGAAGCGCTTTCGCGCGACCCAGCTGTTTCGCTGGATTCATCAGAAGGGCGCGAGCGATTTCGACGAGATGACCGACCTCGCGAAGTCGTTGCGCGCCAAGCTGAAGACGGCAGCCGAGCTGCGCGGGCTCAAGGTGCTGAGCGAACAGGCCTCGAGCGACGGCACGGTCAAGTGGCTGTTCGACGTCGGCGGCGGCAACGCCGTCGAGTCGGTCTTCATCCCGGAAGACGATCGCGGGACGCTGTGCGTCTCGTCGCAGGCCGGCTGCGCGGTGGGGTGCCGGTTCTGTTCCACCGGCCACCAGGGCTTCAGCCGCAACCTGACGACGGGGGAGATCCTCGCTCAGCTGTGGTTCGCCGAGCACCATCTGCGGGAGCGGCTTCGCCTTGCTCCGGGCGAGCGCGCGATCACCAACGTGGTGATGATGGGCATGGGCGAGCCGCTGCAGAACTACGCCGCACTCGTGCCCGCGCTGCGAGTGATGCTCGACGACCACGGTTACGGCCTCTCGCGGCGGCGGGTGACGGTCTCCACTTCGGGCGTGGTGCCCATGATGGACCGGCTGCGCGAGGACTGCCCGGTCGCGCTGGCGGTGTCGCTGCATGCGCCGACGGATGCCTTGCGCAGCGAACTGGTGCCGCTCAACCGCAAGTACCCGCTGGCCGAGTTGATCGACGCCTGCAATCGCTATCTCGAGGCAGCGCCGCGCGACTTCATCACCTTCGAGTACTGCATGCTCGACGGCGTCAACGACGGCCCCGAACACGCGCGCGCGCTCGTCGACCTGGTGCGCGGCCGTGTGCAGTGCAAGTTCAACCTGATCCCGTTCAATCCGTTCCCGGCGTCCGGCCTCAAACGCTCGCCGCGTGAGCGCGTCCAGGCGTTCGCTGAGGTGCTGATCCAGGCGGGCATCGTCACGACGGTGCGCAAGACCCGCGGCGACGACATCGACGCCGCGTGCGGCCAGTTGGCCGGCGAGGTGCAGGACCGGACCAACGTCCACAAGCGGTTGACGCGACAGCCGATCCGTATCCAACCCATCAGCGGCGAGAGCCGACAGGAGACTCGATGA
- the ndk gene encoding nucleoside-diphosphate kinase — MAIERTLSIIKPDAVAKNVIGQIYSRFEAAGLKIVAAKMVHLSRQEAEQFYAVHKERPFFKDLVEFMISGPVMVQVLEGENAIAKNRELMGATDPKKAAPGTIRADFAESIDANAVHGSDAPETAAVEVAFFFPGMSVYSR; from the coding sequence ATGGCGATCGAACGCACGCTCTCGATCATCAAACCCGATGCCGTGGCCAAGAATGTCATCGGCCAGATCTACTCGCGCTTCGAGGCAGCGGGTCTGAAGATCGTGGCGGCCAAGATGGTCCACCTCTCGCGCCAGGAGGCCGAGCAGTTCTACGCGGTGCACAAGGAGCGTCCCTTCTTCAAGGACCTCGTCGAGTTCATGATCTCCGGCCCCGTCATGGTGCAGGTGCTCGAAGGCGAGAACGCGATCGCCAAGAACCGTGAACTGATGGGCGCCACCGATCCGAAGAAGGCCGCGCCCGGCACCATCCGCGCGGACTTCGCCGAGAGCATCGACGCCAATGCGGTGCACGGCTCCGACGCGCCCGAGACGGCGGCCGTCGAGGTGGCCTTCTTCTTCCCCGGGATGAGCGTCTACAGCCGCTGA
- the rluB gene encoding 23S rRNA pseudouridine(2605) synthase RluB encodes MNPDSHDLPSPASDLQEEALREAGGEAPAPATDKPKRRSTRKPKAAAEAAEGAVPSADASSDPAQAAAPAAAEEPAAARKTTRRRKKAAGEEAAPSADSADAVVRAEPQADAGMSGEPASARTPGGMPEEGAGAVGPEAVLAEDGQQPGVPSGGAEGEGEGDRRKRRDRRGRRAAKGGRGEAPAGAPATGAGGRPAPRASGPQQAASERFAEVLSGQFDEEGDETAPAQPAKRVLQPDAEAPKLHKVLAQAGIGSRRDMEQLILEGRISVNGEPAHIGQRISYGDQVRVNGKPIKLRIAPPPPRVLAYHKPVGEVVTHDDPQNRPTVFRRLPKLSQGKWQSVGRLDINTEGLLLFTNSGELANQLMHPRFGVEREYAVRVLGDLDDDARRRLIEGVKIDGQVASFKSIEDGGGGEGANRWYRVVITEGRNREVRKLFEAVGLTVSRLIRIRYGNVVLPRGLKRGMWVELDEQDVRAIRRLAQGEASAQPAQKGGAKNKRGAEARGSGGKAGRAQGRGPAIPDPLVQTYDKRFAQQPKGKKGGNGPKQPDPMQTSVGYIGSDAFLRRPHGPKGLGTTSTGGGSNANKGFGGGKRGRRR; translated from the coding sequence ATGAATCCTGACTCCCACGACCTGCCGTCCCCGGCCTCCGACTTGCAGGAGGAGGCGCTTCGCGAAGCGGGCGGCGAGGCTCCCGCGCCGGCGACCGACAAGCCCAAGCGTCGTTCCACGCGCAAACCGAAGGCGGCCGCCGAGGCGGCCGAGGGTGCAGTCCCCAGCGCCGATGCTTCCTCCGACCCGGCCCAGGCCGCGGCGCCGGCGGCGGCCGAGGAGCCGGCCGCCGCGCGCAAGACGACACGCCGGCGCAAGAAGGCCGCAGGCGAGGAAGCCGCCCCGAGCGCCGACTCGGCCGACGCGGTGGTGCGAGCCGAGCCGCAGGCCGACGCCGGCATGTCGGGCGAGCCTGCCTCCGCGCGCACGCCGGGCGGGATGCCCGAGGAAGGGGCAGGGGCGGTCGGGCCTGAGGCGGTGCTGGCCGAAGACGGCCAACAACCGGGTGTCCCCTCAGGCGGGGCAGAAGGCGAGGGCGAAGGCGACCGCCGCAAGCGCCGCGACCGCCGAGGCCGGCGCGCGGCAAAAGGCGGTCGCGGCGAGGCTCCTGCGGGGGCGCCCGCGACGGGCGCCGGTGGACGCCCGGCCCCGCGGGCCAGCGGCCCGCAGCAGGCGGCCAGCGAGCGTTTTGCCGAGGTTCTGTCGGGGCAGTTCGACGAGGAGGGCGACGAAACCGCGCCGGCGCAGCCGGCCAAGCGCGTCCTCCAACCGGACGCCGAGGCCCCGAAGCTCCACAAGGTGCTCGCACAGGCGGGCATCGGCTCGCGCCGCGACATGGAGCAGCTGATCCTCGAGGGGCGGATCTCGGTCAATGGTGAGCCGGCGCACATCGGACAGCGCATTTCCTACGGCGACCAGGTGCGGGTGAACGGCAAGCCGATCAAGCTGCGCATCGCGCCGCCGCCGCCGCGCGTGCTGGCCTATCACAAGCCGGTGGGCGAGGTGGTGACGCACGACGACCCGCAGAATCGCCCCACCGTGTTCCGGCGCCTGCCCAAGCTTTCTCAGGGCAAATGGCAATCCGTGGGCCGGCTGGACATCAACACCGAGGGCCTGTTGCTCTTCACCAACTCGGGCGAACTGGCCAACCAGCTCATGCATCCGCGGTTCGGCGTGGAGCGCGAGTATGCCGTGCGCGTCCTCGGTGACCTGGACGACGACGCGCGGCGCCGGCTGATCGAGGGCGTCAAGATCGACGGGCAGGTCGCGAGCTTCAAGTCCATCGAGGACGGGGGCGGGGGCGAAGGCGCCAACCGCTGGTACCGTGTCGTGATCACCGAGGGGCGCAACCGCGAAGTGCGCAAACTGTTCGAGGCCGTCGGGCTGACCGTCAGCCGCCTCATCCGCATCCGCTACGGCAACGTCGTGCTGCCCCGCGGGCTCAAGCGCGGCATGTGGGTCGAGCTCGACGAGCAGGACGTGCGTGCCATCCGCCGCCTGGCGCAAGGAGAGGCCAGCGCGCAGCCGGCCCAGAAGGGCGGTGCGAAGAACAAGCGCGGTGCCGAGGCTCGCGGCAGCGGCGGCAAGGCCGGGCGCGCGCAAGGCCGCGGCCCGGCGATCCCCGACCCGCTCGTGCAGACGTACGACAAGCGTTTTGCGCAACAGCCCAAGGGCAAGAAGGGGGGCAATGGACCGAAGCAGCCTGATCCGATGCAGACCAGCGTCGGCTACATCGGCTCCGATGCCTTCCTGCGCCGCCCGCACGGGCCGAAGGGCCTGGGAACGACGAGCACCGGCGGGGGCTCCAACGCCAACAAGGGCTTCGGCGGCGGCAAGCGCGGCCGGCGCCGCTGA
- the scpB gene encoding SMC-Scp complex subunit ScpB, whose amino-acid sequence MNTQDAKRVLETALLCAHQPLPLRDMRALFNDELGPDTLRMLLDELVRDWQGRGVELVAVASGWRFQSRPEMREYLDRLNPEKPPKYSRATMETLAIIAYRQPVTRGDIEDIRGVTVSSQIIKQLEDRGWIDTIGYREAPGRPALYATTKQFLDDLGLASLDQLPALESPPAGGGSADRQPEQGSLLELVASADAGPTDVSAGEVAAEPPLIGPATGEEPSHEAAAGAAPSQGEGAPIAGEAASAASPSAVVAPGEASSASTEGTLLSPVAQGPSVREGNDASAFAPPVPADAVSDAGALPEGLLGQASQPAPGLPARNDDGPVEHQDTDRANSAFTISSEQAPRHES is encoded by the coding sequence ATGAACACACAGGATGCAAAGCGCGTCCTCGAGACGGCGCTGCTGTGCGCACACCAGCCCTTGCCTTTGCGCGACATGCGGGCCCTCTTCAACGACGAACTCGGGCCCGACACCCTGCGCATGCTGCTGGACGAACTGGTGCGCGACTGGCAGGGGCGGGGTGTCGAGCTGGTGGCCGTGGCCAGCGGGTGGCGCTTCCAGAGCCGACCGGAGATGCGCGAGTACCTGGACCGGCTCAATCCCGAGAAACCGCCCAAGTATTCGCGTGCGACGATGGAAACCCTGGCGATCATCGCCTACCGGCAGCCGGTGACGCGCGGCGACATCGAGGACATCCGCGGCGTCACCGTGAGCAGCCAGATCATCAAGCAGCTGGAGGACCGCGGCTGGATCGACACCATCGGCTACCGCGAGGCCCCGGGGCGCCCGGCTCTGTACGCGACCACCAAGCAGTTTCTGGACGATCTGGGTCTGGCGTCGCTGGACCAGTTGCCGGCGCTCGAGAGCCCGCCGGCGGGAGGGGGCTCGGCCGACCGCCAGCCCGAGCAGGGCTCGTTGCTCGAACTCGTCGCATCGGCCGATGCCGGGCCGACCGACGTGAGTGCCGGCGAGGTGGCGGCCGAGCCGCCGCTGATCGGGCCGGCGACGGGCGAGGAGCCGTCCCACGAGGCGGCGGCCGGCGCGGCGCCGTCCCAGGGGGAAGGCGCGCCGATTGCCGGTGAGGCTGCATCCGCTGCTTCGCCATCGGCCGTGGTCGCACCGGGTGAGGCGTCGAGCGCCTCGACCGAAGGAACGCTTCTTTCCCCCGTGGCGCAGGGTCCATCCGTCCGCGAGGGCAACGACGCTTCCGCCTTCGCCCCTCCTGTGCCCGCAGACGCGGTATCCGACGCCGGAGCCCTGCCCGAAGGGCTCCTGGGCCAGGCCTCGCAGCCCGCGCCTGGGCTGCCGGCCCGCAACGACGACGGCCCTGTCGAACACCAAGACACCGACCGCGCCAACTCCGCATTCACCATCTCTTCAGAGCAAGCTCCCCGCCATGAATCCTGA
- a CDS encoding RluA family pseudouridine synthase produces the protein MSAPRGSAPHDSITLVPAEDSLAEVEGPEAPEAAEAERREAVVDPSAHGLRLDKWLVSLAPEFSRSYLQQLIEEGCVQIDARRATTASRKLQAGQRVEVELRPTPQSQAFRPEALPLGVVHEDDHVLVIDKPAGWVVHPAAGHWSGTVLNAVLAHHRGAMALPRAGIVHRLDKDTSGLMVIGKTLEAMTRLVRDIAARDVKREYLALVCGEVREPQRLARIEAPIGRDPQSRVRMAVVASGKPARTDVEVLGRGQGATGVRCRLHTGRTHQIRVHLAHCGFPLVADALYGGRSMFGLRRQALHAARLGFAHPITREPLEFVAPVPADLDSAWRAALGTAPPG, from the coding sequence ATGTCGGCCCCTCGAGGTTCCGCTCCCCACGACTCGATCACGCTCGTTCCTGCCGAGGACTCCCTGGCAGAGGTCGAGGGGCCCGAAGCACCCGAGGCCGCCGAGGCCGAGCGGCGCGAAGCGGTGGTCGACCCTTCGGCCCACGGATTGCGGCTGGACAAGTGGCTGGTGTCGCTCGCGCCGGAGTTCTCCCGCAGCTACTTGCAGCAGTTGATCGAGGAAGGTTGCGTCCAGATCGACGCCCGCCGCGCCACCACCGCGAGCCGCAAGTTGCAGGCCGGGCAGCGGGTCGAGGTCGAACTGCGGCCCACCCCGCAGAGTCAGGCGTTCCGGCCCGAAGCGCTGCCGCTCGGCGTGGTGCACGAGGACGATCATGTGCTGGTGATCGACAAGCCCGCGGGATGGGTGGTTCATCCGGCGGCCGGGCACTGGTCCGGCACCGTGCTCAACGCCGTGCTGGCGCACCACCGAGGCGCCATGGCCTTGCCTCGGGCGGGCATCGTGCACCGCCTGGACAAGGACACGAGCGGCCTCATGGTGATCGGCAAGACACTCGAGGCGATGACCCGGCTGGTGCGCGACATCGCGGCGCGAGACGTCAAGCGCGAGTACCTGGCGCTCGTCTGCGGAGAGGTGCGCGAGCCGCAGCGCCTCGCCCGCATCGAGGCACCCATCGGGCGCGATCCCCAATCCCGGGTCCGCATGGCCGTGGTGGCCTCCGGCAAGCCGGCGCGCACCGACGTCGAAGTGCTCGGACGGGGGCAGGGCGCCACCGGCGTGCGATGCCGACTGCACACGGGGCGCACCCATCAGATCCGGGTGCATCTCGCGCATTGCGGCTTTCCGCTCGTGGCCGATGCGCTGTACGGCGGCCGATCGATGTTCGGATTGCGACGTCAGGCGCTTCATGCCGCCCGCCTGGGCTTCGCGCACCCCATCACCCGAGAGCCGCTCGAATTCGTCGCGCCGGTGCCCGCCGACCTCGACTCCGCCTGGCGCGCGGCGCTGGGCACCGCGCCGCCGGGATGA
- a CDS encoding outer membrane protein assembly factor BamD produces MPLWGSRAGLGAVAVMLSLLAACSSTPKDETAGMSNEKLYAEARDEAAAGNYERAIRFYERLEGRTAGTLMSQQAQLELAYAYYRANEKAQALATLDRFIKLHPSSPALDYALYLKGLVNFNDNLGLFGRLSRQDLSERDQQAAKESFQTFRQLVEQFPDSPYAPDARLRMKYIVNSLAAYEVHVARYYFRRGAYLAAANRAQQAVQDYPESPAIEEALFLLSQSYDRLGLTQLRDDAQRVLKASFPESAFLTRGFEADNRPWWQLW; encoded by the coding sequence ATGCCGTTGTGGGGAAGTCGTGCGGGCCTGGGCGCCGTCGCGGTGATGCTGTCGCTGCTGGCGGCCTGCTCGTCCACGCCGAAGGACGAGACGGCCGGCATGTCGAACGAGAAATTGTACGCAGAGGCGCGTGACGAAGCGGCGGCCGGCAACTACGAGCGCGCGATCCGCTTCTACGAGCGCCTCGAGGGCCGCACGGCCGGCACGCTGATGTCGCAGCAGGCGCAACTCGAGCTGGCCTACGCGTACTACCGGGCCAACGAGAAGGCCCAGGCGCTGGCGACGCTGGACCGCTTCATCAAGCTCCACCCGAGCAGCCCCGCGCTGGACTACGCGCTCTATCTGAAAGGCCTGGTGAACTTCAACGACAACCTCGGGCTGTTCGGTCGTCTGTCCCGGCAGGACCTCTCCGAGAGGGATCAGCAGGCAGCCAAGGAGTCGTTCCAGACCTTCCGGCAACTGGTGGAGCAATTCCCGGACTCGCCCTATGCCCCCGATGCGCGCCTGCGCATGAAGTACATCGTCAATTCGCTGGCCGCCTATGAAGTGCACGTCGCCCGCTATTACTTCCGGCGCGGCGCATACCTGGCAGCGGCCAACCGCGCGCAGCAGGCCGTCCAGGACTACCCGGAATCTCCCGCCATCGAGGAAGCGCTCTTCTTGTTGAGTCAAAGCTACGACAGGCTGGGCCTCACCCAACTGCGCGACGACGCGCAACGGGTGCTGAAGGCGAGCTTCCCCGAGAGCGCCTTCCTCACCCGTGGCTTCGAGGCCGACAACCGGCCCTGGTGGCAGCTCTGGTGA
- a CDS encoding DUF2235 domain-containing protein, protein MGLASSALISHGHGDWADAEVSMRVPPGIKCTHLVSAHEVRRSFPLDSVCVGEQLPPGCQEIVFPGVHSDVGGGYAPGEQGRGTDPQGADLLSRIPLAVMYREARLQGVPFKLELASDTAKRRFLIARSTLAAFNAYIEASERYAQAHPRAGMAPMRAIMRTQMEMAILWRKRWAGRAGQMPVLAAARQEDRNDIVGADREFCEEMRRFEAWRGERRNPHSRCEDAVVGTCMRIEERRVPGLDNGRFDEWEDLNDWWDRDDVPEAVASLLETLVHDSRAWFKLSGWEASEVEEGLKRWVREYDEYLAQVEHSRRWNEPQPTLHFNRQELAWIQHYKATGRIPEMETRGREPFVLGAGYLRFRRIYAGGDKLRLTHLLPARQQVAA, encoded by the coding sequence GTGGGCCTGGCCTCCAGCGCGCTGATCAGCCACGGCCATGGCGACTGGGCCGACGCGGAGGTGTCGATGCGCGTGCCGCCCGGCATCAAATGCACCCACCTGGTCTCGGCCCACGAGGTGCGCCGCTCGTTCCCGCTGGACTCGGTTTGCGTGGGCGAGCAACTGCCGCCGGGCTGCCAGGAGATCGTCTTTCCAGGCGTGCATTCGGATGTGGGCGGCGGCTATGCGCCGGGCGAGCAGGGGCGGGGCACCGATCCGCAAGGAGCGGACTTGCTGTCGCGCATTCCTTTGGCGGTGATGTACCGCGAGGCACGGCTGCAAGGGGTGCCGTTCAAGCTCGAACTGGCATCGGATACCGCCAAACGACGCTTCCTGATCGCCCGCTCCACCCTCGCCGCGTTCAATGCCTACATCGAGGCGAGCGAACGCTATGCGCAAGCGCACCCGCGCGCCGGCATGGCGCCGATGCGCGCGATCATGCGCACGCAGATGGAGATGGCGATCCTGTGGCGCAAGCGCTGGGCCGGGCGGGCCGGCCAGATGCCGGTGCTGGCGGCCGCCCGGCAGGAGGACCGCAACGACATCGTCGGCGCGGACCGCGAGTTCTGCGAGGAGATGCGGCGCTTCGAGGCCTGGCGCGGGGAGCGACGCAATCCGCACTCCCGGTGCGAGGACGCGGTGGTGGGCACCTGCATGCGCATCGAGGAGCGGCGCGTGCCGGGGCTGGACAACGGCCGCTTCGACGAGTGGGAGGACCTGAACGACTGGTGGGACCGCGACGACGTGCCCGAGGCGGTCGCCTCGCTGCTGGAGACGCTGGTGCACGACTCGCGCGCGTGGTTCAAGCTCTCGGGCTGGGAAGCCTCCGAGGTCGAGGAGGGCCTGAAGCGCTGGGTGCGCGAGTACGACGAGTACCTGGCGCAAGTCGAGCACTCGCGGCGCTGGAACGAGCCGCAGCCGACCCTGCACTTCAACCGCCAAGAGCTGGCCTGGATCCAGCACTACAAGGCCACCGGCCGCATCCCGGAGATGGAAACGCGCGGCCGCGAGCCGTTCGTCCTGGGCGCGGGCTATTTGCGCTTCCGCCGCATCTATGCGGGTGGCGACAAGCTGCGGCTGACGCACCTGCTGCCGGCCAGGCAGCAGGTGGCCGCCTGA